Proteins co-encoded in one Armatimonadota bacterium genomic window:
- the gyrB gene encoding DNA topoisomerase (ATP-hydrolyzing) subunit B, with protein sequence MTDTPTYTAEQIQVLEGLEGVRRRPAMYIGSTGPDGLHHLLYEVVDNSVDEALAGACTRIEVVLHADGSATVLDDGRGIPVDNVPKVGKPAVEVVLTTLHAGGKFGGGGYRISGGLHGVGVSVVNALSEWLEVEVYRDGRTYRQRFERGRPVTPLRSEKGARQPHGTCVRFKPDPTVMTATEFAFDVVAKRLEDIAYLNAGLQIHLTDERSGKQVTLRHVGGIKELVAALNRTRTKISEIIYKHLERDGVDVEVAIQYNDSYLEHVLTYVNTIPTTEGGTHLAGFRSALTRSINEYAKRAGLVKESDPVLTGEDVREGLAAVLSIKLAEPQFEGQTKTKLGNTEVKGIVESVVADAIEEFLVTHPADARRIVAKALTAARAREAARQARELVRRKSALEVGTLPGKLADCVERDPNQCELFIVEGESAGGSAKQGRDRQYQAILPIQGKILNVEKAREDKMIAHEEIRAIITALGTGVGDEFSLERRRYDRVIIMCDADVDGNHIRTLLLTFFYRYMRALIEHGKVYIAQPPLYLIRNGKERRYAYTDEERQILVQALERRGQKVEVQRYKGLGEMNPEQLWETTMNPATRTLLRVELEDAEAADAIFRTLMGEEVEPRRQFIIQYARNVKNLDV encoded by the coding sequence ATGACCGACACCCCCACCTACACCGCTGAACAGATCCAGGTCCTGGAGGGTCTCGAGGGTGTCCGTCGGCGTCCGGCAATGTACATCGGAAGCACCGGGCCCGATGGGCTGCACCACCTGCTGTACGAGGTGGTCGACAACTCCGTCGACGAGGCCCTCGCGGGCGCGTGTACGCGCATCGAGGTCGTGCTGCACGCCGACGGCAGTGCCACCGTGCTGGACGACGGTCGCGGCATCCCGGTGGACAACGTTCCCAAGGTGGGGAAACCGGCGGTCGAGGTGGTGCTCACGACGTTGCACGCCGGTGGGAAGTTTGGCGGGGGTGGGTACCGGATCTCGGGTGGGCTGCACGGCGTGGGCGTGTCGGTGGTCAACGCCCTGTCGGAGTGGTTGGAGGTGGAAGTCTACCGCGACGGGAGGACCTACCGGCAGCGGTTCGAGCGGGGGAGGCCGGTCACACCGCTGCGCAGCGAGAAGGGCGCCCGCCAACCCCACGGGACGTGCGTGCGGTTCAAACCTGACCCGACGGTGATGACGGCCACCGAGTTCGCGTTCGACGTAGTGGCCAAGCGACTGGAGGATATCGCGTACCTCAACGCAGGGCTGCAGATCCACCTGACGGACGAGCGCAGTGGCAAGCAGGTGACCCTCCGTCACGTGGGCGGCATCAAGGAACTGGTGGCCGCACTCAATCGGACGCGCACGAAGATCTCCGAGATCATCTACAAACACCTTGAGCGTGACGGCGTGGACGTCGAGGTGGCCATTCAGTACAACGACAGCTACCTCGAGCACGTGCTGACCTACGTCAATACCATTCCCACCACCGAGGGGGGGACCCACCTGGCCGGCTTCCGGTCGGCGCTGACGCGGTCGATCAACGAGTACGCGAAGCGCGCGGGGCTGGTGAAGGAGAGCGATCCGGTCCTCACCGGCGAGGACGTACGGGAAGGGCTGGCGGCGGTCCTGTCGATCAAGCTGGCCGAGCCGCAGTTCGAGGGCCAGACGAAGACCAAGCTGGGGAACACCGAGGTGAAGGGGATCGTCGAGTCGGTGGTGGCCGACGCCATCGAAGAGTTCCTCGTCACTCACCCTGCCGACGCGCGGCGCATCGTCGCCAAGGCCCTGACAGCGGCCCGGGCTCGCGAGGCTGCCCGCCAGGCGCGGGAGCTGGTGCGCCGTAAGAGTGCCCTCGAGGTTGGCACGTTGCCCGGCAAACTGGCGGACTGTGTGGAACGCGATCCGAACCAGTGCGAGCTGTTCATCGTCGAAGGGGAGTCGGCCGGAGGGTCGGCCAAGCAGGGCCGCGACCGCCAGTACCAGGCGATCCTGCCCATTCAGGGCAAGATCCTCAACGTGGAGAAGGCCCGGGAAGACAAGATGATCGCCCACGAGGAGATTCGAGCGATCATCACGGCGTTGGGCACGGGCGTGGGCGACGAGTTCTCGCTGGAGCGGCGGCGCTACGACCGGGTCATCATCATGTGCGACGCCGACGTGGACGGCAACCACATTCGCACGCTCCTGTTGACGTTCTTCTACCGCTACATGCGGGCGCTCATCGAGCACGGCAAGGTGTACATCGCCCAACCTCCGCTCTACCTGATCCGGAACGGGAAGGAGCGGCGGTACGCGTACACCGACGAGGAGCGGCAGATCCTGGTGCAGGCGCTGGAGCGACGGGGGCAGAAGGTCGAGGTCCAGCGGTACAAGGGGCTCGGCGAGATGAACCCGGAACAGCTGTGGGAGACGACCATGAACCCGGCGACCCGGACGCTGCTGCGGGTGGAGTTGGAAGACGCCGAAGCGGCCGACGCCATCTTCCGCACCCTGATGGGCGAAGAGGTCGAACCCCGCCGGCAGTTCATCATTCAGTACGCGCGCAACGTCAAGAACCTGGACGTGTAG